A DNA window from Pseudarthrobacter sp. W1I19 contains the following coding sequences:
- a CDS encoding antibiotic biosynthesis monooxygenase produces the protein MIYEHAYISINPNEADAFEGAFASARHHLESAPGCGSVDLIRSIDLPDTYLLRVGWGRIEDHLEVFPGTNNARSFGEAVAGYFQENPLVVHFPA, from the coding sequence ATGATTTACGAACACGCATACATCAGTATCAATCCCAACGAAGCCGACGCTTTTGAAGGCGCCTTCGCGTCGGCTCGTCACCATTTGGAATCTGCCCCGGGTTGTGGCTCCGTCGATCTCATCCGCAGTATCGACCTGCCCGACACCTATTTGCTCCGAGTTGGATGGGGCCGCATCGAGGATCATCTTGAAGTGTTCCCCGGCACGAACAACGCCCGCAGCTTTGGCGAAGCGGTCGCCGGGTACTTCCAGGAGAACCCCCTGGTTGTGCATTTCCCCGCATAG
- a CDS encoding nuclear transport factor 2 family protein, which translates to MADVSASPDVLIRRLEDQRYGAVLTGDLETFEGLCHPGLMYTHTGGDRDSLKSYMDKLRTGALHYHRIDHKSEKITVIGNTALVLIQMTADLRVNGSRKAIKCNALAVWVNEAGAWKFIAYQPTARA; encoded by the coding sequence ATGGCTGATGTAAGCGCCAGCCCCGACGTGCTCATCCGGAGGCTCGAAGATCAGCGCTACGGTGCGGTCCTCACGGGCGACCTGGAAACCTTCGAAGGGCTATGCCACCCCGGGCTCATGTACACCCACACCGGAGGCGACCGGGATTCCCTGAAGTCGTACATGGATAAGCTCCGTACAGGCGCTCTTCACTACCACCGGATAGACCACAAGAGCGAAAAAATCACGGTCATCGGCAACACAGCACTTGTCCTGATCCAGATGACTGCTGACCTGAGAGTCAACGGGTCCCGCAAGGCAATCAAATGCAACGCTCTTGCCGTGTGGGTGAATGAGGCCGGGGCATGGAAGTTCATCGCCTACCAGCCGACTGCCAGGGCCTGA
- a CDS encoding flavin reductase family protein: MTALATFETGQAVDPQAFRVAMKQVPTPVAIVTAMSEEGPLGMTVGSFTSVSLSPALVTFFVDVSSTTWPRLKSSPSFTINILGHDKGELCRAFSRRGADRFDGVDWSLNEHGNPSLADASVTLDCTVYSTLVLGDHIQLVGEVQGFKVHHEGMPLVFFNGSFLDLRERG; the protein is encoded by the coding sequence ATGACAGCTCTTGCAACGTTCGAGACAGGCCAGGCAGTGGACCCCCAGGCATTTCGTGTCGCGATGAAACAGGTTCCGACACCTGTCGCGATCGTAACCGCCATGTCCGAAGAGGGCCCCTTGGGCATGACGGTGGGTTCCTTTACCTCCGTCTCCCTGTCCCCGGCCCTGGTGACCTTCTTTGTTGATGTCAGTTCAACGACATGGCCACGGCTGAAATCATCGCCCAGCTTCACCATCAACATCCTCGGCCATGACAAGGGCGAGCTTTGCCGGGCATTCTCCAGGCGGGGAGCGGACCGCTTTGACGGTGTCGACTGGTCCCTGAATGAGCACGGCAACCCATCCTTGGCAGATGCGTCCGTGACTCTGGACTGCACTGTATATAGCACTCTGGTACTCGGTGACCATATTCAGCTGGTGGGGGAAGTCCAGGGCTTTAAAGTCCATCACGAAGGTATGCCGCTGGTCTTCTTCAATGGATCGTTCCTTGATCTTCGAGAGCGCGGATAA
- a CDS encoding acyl-CoA dehydrogenase family protein, whose translation MTQTLSEAGTQFTASPKDTEVNTEIVARASSLVPLIREYAEQSSVDRRVAPEVIAALEEADLFSLFVAARHGGQEANLRTAMETIAEVARGDGSTAWAVALLNVCTWFATTFSQEAQDDVFGANPKAKVSGIFTPGSKAERVKGGYLVSGEWPYSSGSFAADWATLGIALPDVAEGEDPRGLALIPKEAWTIRPTWFVAGMRGSGSDTIVVEDHFVPEHRVQHFANMREADFLTPHKAEERNSNMAFIPVAALILVAAQIGLARHALELTLAKLPEKRVAYTQYTAAKNSPTHQLGVSRAATRFHLAELLMRQGCLDIDQAAAGRHLPDLLTRGRIRNDTGIIAELVKEGIDDLMTANGAGSFADANVLNRVWRDAEIAGRHAYVTPEVGKEVYGRLLLGADNPLTMDV comes from the coding sequence ATGACACAGACCCTCAGCGAAGCGGGCACTCAATTCACAGCCTCGCCAAAAGACACTGAAGTGAATACCGAAATTGTGGCCCGTGCCAGCTCACTTGTCCCCCTTATCCGCGAGTACGCAGAACAGTCCTCAGTCGACCGCCGTGTTGCTCCTGAGGTCATCGCTGCTTTGGAGGAGGCAGATCTCTTCAGCCTCTTCGTCGCGGCCCGCCACGGGGGTCAGGAAGCCAATCTGCGGACTGCGATGGAAACCATCGCGGAAGTCGCTCGGGGAGATGGATCAACCGCCTGGGCAGTTGCGCTGTTGAACGTGTGCACTTGGTTTGCGACCACGTTCTCACAGGAAGCACAAGACGACGTTTTCGGCGCCAACCCTAAGGCCAAAGTCTCCGGAATCTTTACCCCTGGCAGTAAAGCCGAGCGGGTTAAGGGCGGATACCTCGTCAGCGGGGAATGGCCTTACTCCTCCGGATCGTTCGCCGCCGACTGGGCGACATTGGGAATTGCCCTGCCCGATGTCGCTGAGGGTGAGGATCCCCGTGGGCTGGCTCTCATTCCGAAGGAAGCCTGGACGATCAGACCGACATGGTTCGTTGCCGGCATGCGCGGCTCCGGCAGCGACACCATAGTGGTCGAGGATCACTTCGTGCCCGAACACCGTGTTCAGCACTTCGCCAATATGCGGGAGGCCGATTTCCTCACGCCGCACAAGGCCGAAGAGCGCAACTCGAACATGGCGTTCATCCCGGTTGCCGCCTTGATTCTTGTCGCGGCGCAGATTGGACTAGCCCGGCACGCTCTGGAGTTGACCTTGGCCAAACTGCCCGAGAAGCGGGTGGCCTACACCCAGTACACGGCCGCAAAGAACTCACCGACCCACCAGCTAGGCGTTTCCCGGGCAGCGACCCGCTTCCACCTCGCCGAACTCCTCATGCGCCAGGGATGCCTGGACATCGACCAGGCGGCCGCGGGCCGGCACCTGCCCGATCTGCTCACCCGGGGCAGGATCCGGAACGACACCGGAATCATCGCAGAACTTGTCAAGGAAGGAATCGACGACCTGATGACAGCAAATGGCGCCGGATCTTTCGCGGATGCGAACGTCCTCAATCGCGTCTGGCGCGACGCCGAGATCGCCGGCCGACATGCCTACGTCACACCCGAGGTAGGCAAGGAAGTATACGGGCGCCTGCTGCTGGGTGCTGACAACCCTCTCACCATGGATGTGTAG
- a CDS encoding intradiol ring-cleavage dioxygenase, which yields MTDTTTDGVSTTQAAIEQKLTDSVIASFDNTPDERLKTLMQALVKHLHAFIREVRLSEDEWSQAIEFLTKAGHITDDKRQEFILLSDVLGASMQTIAVNNPASGNATEATVFGPFFTQDAPEIPIGGDLSGGAAGQSCWVEGTVTDTAGNPLAGARIEVWEADEDGFYDVQYNDGRTAGRAHLYADTEGRYGFWGLTPTPYPIPHDGPVGKMLEATNRSPVRASHLHFMVSAPGQRTLVTHIFVEGDPQIEIGDSVFGVKDSLIKTFATQSPGTPTPDGRDLGGASWSRARFDIVLAPGMKTQQPPLSRPKEKTHG from the coding sequence ATGACAGACACCACCACGGACGGTGTTAGCACCACGCAGGCCGCGATCGAGCAGAAGCTCACCGACTCGGTCATCGCCTCGTTCGACAACACACCTGATGAGCGGTTGAAAACGCTTATGCAGGCGTTGGTGAAGCACCTCCACGCTTTCATCCGTGAAGTACGCCTGAGCGAGGACGAATGGAGCCAAGCCATCGAATTTCTCACAAAGGCCGGGCACATCACGGATGACAAGCGTCAAGAATTTATCCTGCTGTCCGACGTTCTCGGAGCCTCCATGCAGACCATCGCGGTGAACAATCCCGCGTCAGGAAACGCAACCGAGGCCACCGTATTCGGTCCGTTCTTTACTCAGGACGCCCCGGAAATCCCCATCGGAGGAGACCTTTCCGGCGGAGCCGCCGGCCAAAGCTGTTGGGTGGAGGGAACTGTTACCGACACTGCAGGAAATCCGCTTGCCGGTGCCCGCATCGAAGTATGGGAAGCTGACGAAGACGGTTTCTACGACGTGCAGTACAACGACGGGCGAACGGCTGGCCGGGCGCACCTCTACGCCGACACGGAAGGTAGATACGGGTTCTGGGGTCTAACCCCTACGCCCTACCCGATCCCGCACGACGGCCCCGTGGGCAAAATGTTGGAGGCCACTAACCGGTCCCCTGTCCGCGCCTCCCATCTGCACTTCATGGTCTCCGCACCCGGCCAGCGAACCTTAGTCACGCACATCTTCGTCGAAGGGGATCCTCAAATCGAAATCGGCGACTCCGTCTTCGGAGTCAAGGACTCCCTTATTAAAACCTTCGCGACACAGTCCCCCGGGACTCCCACTCCTGACGGCCGCGACTTGGGTGGCGCCTCATGGTCCCGCGCCCGCTTCGACATCGTCCTCGCACCCGGCATGAAAACACAACAACCACCTCTGTCACGCCCTAAGGAGAAAACCCATGGCTGA